The proteins below are encoded in one region of Citrobacter enshiensis:
- the lysB gene encoding Rz-like lysis system protein LysB (The gene for this Rz-like phage lysis system protein may overlap extensively with the gene for the other spanin subunit, the Rz1-like protein in the outer membrane.) has product MNRALALGLALALAVLGWQSWRLNNASHTIEIQGRDLETKAQELTKKNSQLISLSILTETNSREQMRLYAAAEKTTALLRNRQHRIEKLKRENEDLRRWADTPLPADIIRLRERPALAGGAAYREWLSQSDAVPPGKVSAAQ; this is encoded by the coding sequence ATGAATCGCGCACTGGCGTTAGGGCTGGCGCTGGCTCTTGCGGTGCTGGGCTGGCAGTCGTGGCGGCTTAACAATGCCAGTCACACCATCGAGATACAGGGACGTGATCTGGAAACGAAAGCGCAGGAGCTGACGAAGAAGAACAGCCAGTTGATCAGCCTGTCCATTCTGACGGAAACCAACAGCCGGGAGCAGATGCGGCTTTATGCGGCAGCGGAAAAGACTACTGCACTGCTGCGAAATCGCCAGCACCGGATCGAGAAACTGAAACGTGAAAACGAGGATTTACGCCGCTGGGCTGACACTCCTTTGCCTGCTGACATTATCAGGCTGCGCGAACGTCCGGCCCTCGCCGGAGGCGCAGCTTACCGTGAATGGCTGTCCCAGAGTGACGCAGTGCCGCCTGGAAAGGTCAGCGCCGCGCAGTAA
- the lysC gene encoding Rz1-like lysis system protein LysC (LysC is an Rz1-like component of a phage lytic system, substantially overlapping although not fully embedded in the gene for the Rz-like LysB component.), whose protein sequence is MLTLSGCANVRPSPEAQLTVNGCPRVTQCRLERSAPRSNGDLNAALDETEAAWAACADKVDTIIACQERNSEQTAVPAQRPE, encoded by the coding sequence CTGCTGACATTATCAGGCTGCGCGAACGTCCGGCCCTCGCCGGAGGCGCAGCTTACCGTGAATGGCTGTCCCAGAGTGACGCAGTGCCGCCTGGAAAGGTCAGCGCCGCGCAGTAACGGCGATCTGAATGCGGCGCTGGATGAAACAGAGGCCGCCTGGGCGGCCTGTGCTGACAAAGTAGACACGATCATTGCGTGTCAGGAGCGAAACAGTGAACAAACCGCAGTCCCTGCGCAGCGCCCTGAGTAA
- a CDS encoding phage tail protein — MNKPQSLRSALSKAVPYVRNNPDKLHLFVDNGSLVATGASSMSWEYRYTLNVVIEDFSGDQNLLMAPVLLWLRDNQPDAINNPELREKLFTFEVDILRNDVCDISLNLQLTERVLVSTDGNVSSVEAVPEPDGFEEMWTVKCG; from the coding sequence GTGAACAAACCGCAGTCCCTGCGCAGCGCCCTGAGTAAAGCGGTTCCCTATGTGCGTAATAACCCGGATAAGCTGCACCTTTTCGTTGATAACGGCTCACTGGTGGCAACCGGTGCCAGCTCCATGTCATGGGAATACCGCTACACCCTGAACGTGGTGATCGAGGATTTCAGCGGCGACCAGAATCTGCTGATGGCTCCCGTGTTGTTGTGGCTCAGAGACAACCAGCCGGACGCCATCAACAACCCGGAACTACGCGAAAAACTGTTTACCTTTGAAGTGGATATTCTGCGCAACGATGTATGTGATATCAGCCTGAATCTGCAACTGACGGAGCGTGTACTGGTCAGCACTGACGGTAACGTGTCGAGCGTTGAAGCGGTGCCGGAGCCGGATGGATTCGAGGAAATGTGGACGGTGAAGTGTGGATGA
- a CDS encoding phage virion morphogenesis protein, with the protein MDELQRVDDWLTALLANLEPAVRSRMMRQLAQQLRRTQQQNIRLQRNPDGSGFEPRRVTARSKKGRIKRQMFAKLRTTKYLKTVASADSASVQFEGKVQRIARVHHYGLRDRVSRKGPEVRYAERRLLGVNDEVETVTRDTLLRWLAG; encoded by the coding sequence GTGGATGAACTGCAGAGGGTGGATGACTGGCTGACGGCGCTGCTGGCAAATCTGGAGCCTGCAGTGCGCAGCCGCATGATGCGGCAACTGGCGCAGCAGCTGCGCCGGACTCAACAGCAGAACATCAGGCTGCAGCGCAATCCTGACGGCAGCGGCTTTGAGCCGCGCCGGGTAACAGCCCGCAGTAAGAAGGGGCGCATCAAACGCCAGATGTTTGCAAAACTGCGTACTACAAAATACCTGAAAACAGTAGCCAGTGCGGACTCTGCCAGCGTGCAGTTTGAGGGCAAGGTGCAGCGCATTGCCCGTGTTCACCACTACGGCCTGCGTGATCGCGTCAGCCGTAAAGGCCCGGAGGTTCGCTATGCAGAGCGCCGCCTGTTGGGCGTGAATGATGAGGTGGAAACCGTTACCCGTGACACTCTATTGAGATGGCTGGCGGGGTGA
- a CDS encoding phage baseplate assembly protein V: MNAQLTEIMRLITNLIRTGIVTEVDRKKWLCRVKVGELETNWINWLTLRAGGARTWWCPSPDEQVVVLSMGGNLETAFVLPAIYSSQFPPPSDSVDGCVTEYPDGGWFEYEPASGRWYVRGIKSMVIEAADNITLKTGEFVVEADTTRINSEVVINGGVTQGGGAMSSNGIVVDDHEHTGVLKGGANTGGPV, from the coding sequence ATGAATGCACAACTAACCGAAATCATGCGCCTTATCACCAATCTGATCCGCACCGGCATCGTGACCGAAGTGGACCGGAAGAAATGGCTGTGCCGGGTGAAAGTAGGCGAGCTTGAAACCAACTGGATTAACTGGCTGACGCTGCGCGCGGGCGGTGCCCGTACATGGTGGTGCCCGTCGCCAGATGAGCAGGTGGTGGTGCTGAGTATGGGCGGCAATCTGGAAACCGCTTTTGTGCTTCCCGCCATCTACTCCAGTCAGTTTCCGCCGCCGTCGGATTCTGTGGACGGCTGCGTGACGGAGTACCCGGATGGGGGCTGGTTTGAGTATGAACCCGCCTCCGGGCGATGGTACGTCCGGGGTATCAAATCCATGGTGATCGAGGCGGCGGACAATATCACCCTCAAAACCGGTGAGTTTGTGGTGGAGGCTGACACCACGCGCATTAACAGCGAGGTGGTGATCAATGGTGGCGTCACCCAGGGCGGCGGCGCGATGAGTTCCAACGGAATCGTGGTTGATGACCATGAGCATACTGGCGTTCTGAAAGGCGGTGCCAACACGGGAGGTCCTGTATGA
- a CDS encoding GPW/gp25 family protein: MTLYIGMSRNDGQAIADTDHLRQSVRDILLTPQGSRLARREYGSLLSALIDQPQNPALRLQVMSAVYVALSRWEPRLTLDSININGNFDGSMVVELTGHSNNGAPVSLSVSTGADNGSH, encoded by the coding sequence ATGACGTTGTATATCGGCATGAGCCGTAATGACGGGCAGGCCATTGCGGATACAGATCATCTGCGCCAGTCGGTGCGGGATATTCTGCTGACGCCGCAGGGTAGCCGCCTTGCCCGACGGGAATATGGTTCCCTGTTGTCTGCTCTGATTGACCAGCCACAGAACCCGGCGCTGCGCCTGCAGGTAATGTCTGCGGTCTATGTGGCACTGAGTCGCTGGGAGCCGCGGCTTACGCTGGACTCCATAAACATCAACGGCAATTTTGATGGCTCTATGGTGGTTGAGCTTACAGGGCACAGCAATAACGGCGCGCCGGTTTCCCTTTCCGTATCAACAGGAGCTGACAATGGCAGTCATTGA
- a CDS encoding baseplate assembly protein — protein MAVIDLSRLPPPQIVDVPDFEALLAERKAAFVALYPKNEQEAVMRTLALESEPIVKLLQENTYREILLRQRINEAAQAVMVAYSMGNDLEQLAGNCNVKRLTVVPADNDAVPPVAAVMESDEALRQRIPAAFEGLSVAGPTGAYEFHARSADGRVADASATSPAPAEVVLTVLSREGDGTAEADLLAVVEQALNDEKVRPVADRLTVRSAEIIPYSVDATIFLYPGPEAEPVMAAAKASLQKYIASQTRLGRDIRRSAIYAALHVEGVQRVELASPLDDVVLDKTQAASCTQWSVTNGGTDE, from the coding sequence ATGGCAGTCATTGACCTTTCCCGGCTACCGCCGCCGCAGATTGTGGACGTGCCGGACTTTGAGGCATTGCTGGCGGAACGCAAGGCCGCCTTTGTGGCCCTCTATCCGAAAAATGAACAGGAGGCCGTTATGCGCACGCTGGCGCTGGAGTCTGAACCCATCGTCAAGCTACTGCAGGAAAATACTTACCGCGAAATCCTGCTGCGCCAGCGTATTAATGAGGCTGCGCAGGCGGTCATGGTGGCCTATTCCATGGGAAATGACCTTGAGCAACTGGCTGGCAACTGTAACGTGAAGCGCCTGACGGTAGTCCCTGCCGATAATGACGCGGTGCCGCCGGTCGCCGCAGTGATGGAAAGTGATGAAGCATTGCGCCAGCGCATTCCTGCAGCATTTGAGGGGCTGTCCGTTGCAGGGCCGACGGGAGCCTATGAGTTCCACGCCAGAAGTGCCGACGGGCGCGTGGCAGATGCCAGCGCAACCAGTCCGGCACCGGCTGAAGTGGTGCTTACCGTGCTGAGCCGCGAGGGTGACGGTACGGCAGAGGCAGACCTGCTGGCAGTGGTTGAGCAGGCGCTTAACGATGAAAAGGTGCGCCCGGTGGCAGACCGCTTGACGGTGCGCAGTGCTGAAATCATCCCGTACAGCGTGGATGCGACGATCTTCCTTTATCCGGGACCAGAGGCAGAGCCGGTGATGGCGGCAGCAAAAGCCAGCCTGCAGAAGTACATCGCCAGTCAGACGCGGTTGGGACGTGATATCCGCCGCAGCGCCATTTATGCAGCGTTGCATGTTGAAGGAGTCCAGCGTGTTGAACTGGCATCCCCGCTGGATGATGTGGTGCTGGATAAGACGCAGGCGGCGTCCTGTACACAGTGGAGCGTCACCAACGGGGGCACGGATGAATAG
- a CDS encoding phage tail protein I has product MNSLLPPGSSPLERRLAQTCSGISDLQVPLRDLWNPATCPVGFLPYLAWAFSVDRWDESWTENVKRRVVQDAFYIHQHKGTASAVRRVVEPFGFLIRIIEWWQTGEAPGTFRLDIGVQDQGITEETYLELERLISDAKPCSRHLIGMSINLQTSGLYFVGAATYTGEEITIYPYINDTIISGGTAYEGGAVHVIDTMRVNP; this is encoded by the coding sequence ATGAATAGTCTGCTGCCGCCGGGTTCGTCGCCGCTTGAGCGCCGACTGGCGCAGACCTGCAGCGGGATTTCCGATCTACAGGTGCCATTGCGCGATTTATGGAACCCGGCAACGTGTCCGGTCGGCTTCCTGCCGTATCTGGCGTGGGCGTTTTCCGTTGACCGCTGGGATGAAAGCTGGACAGAAAACGTCAAGCGCCGCGTGGTGCAGGATGCTTTCTATATCCATCAGCACAAGGGAACTGCTAGCGCCGTGCGGCGCGTGGTGGAGCCGTTCGGTTTCCTGATCCGCATCATTGAGTGGTGGCAGACCGGGGAGGCTCCGGGGACGTTTCGCCTGGATATCGGCGTGCAGGACCAGGGCATAACAGAAGAAACATATCTGGAGCTGGAGCGCCTGATCAGTGATGCCAAACCGTGCAGCCGCCACCTGATCGGCATGTCCATCAACCTGCAGACCAGCGGGCTCTATTTTGTGGGCGCAGCCACTTATACCGGCGAAGAAATCACTATTTATCCGTATATCAACGACACCATTATTTCCGGCGGCACCGCTTACGAGGGCGGGGCGGTCCATGTTATTGACACTATGAGAGTGAATCCATGA
- a CDS encoding phage tail protein, whose amino-acid sequence MSAKFYTLLTEIGAAKLASAAALGVPLKITQMAVGDGGGALPTPSAQQIKLVAEKRRAALNMLYIDPQNSSQIIAEQVIPENEGGWWIREVGLFDDTGALIAVGNCPESYKPQLAEGSGRTQTVRMVLITSSTDNITLKIDPSVVLATRDYVDNLIETRQQKSDTLTALAELKPAKGKLPYFTAEKAAALADLSDFIRQMLGKTDASGVLQYLGLGEGSSLPVGVPVPWPLPNPPQGWLKYNGAPFDIIMFPKLGAIYPTGVLPDLRGEFLRGWDDGRGVDSGRSILTSQAGTWIQPNIENNPESTTIMLGNGENAFNFGENKGVNNLPTHGSTGPRTRWYIRPRNISFNYIVRAA is encoded by the coding sequence ATGAGCGCAAAATTTTATACCCTGCTGACGGAGATCGGTGCGGCGAAACTGGCAAGCGCCGCCGCGCTCGGTGTACCGCTGAAAATTACCCAGATGGCGGTGGGGGACGGTGGCGGTGCGCTGCCCACGCCCAGCGCACAACAGATAAAGCTGGTTGCCGAAAAGCGCCGTGCCGCCCTCAATATGCTGTATATCGATCCGCAGAACAGCAGCCAGATTATTGCCGAGCAGGTGATCCCCGAAAACGAGGGCGGTTGGTGGATTCGCGAGGTCGGTCTGTTTGATGACACCGGCGCGCTGATTGCCGTGGGCAACTGCCCGGAGAGCTACAAGCCGCAACTGGCAGAGGGGAGCGGGCGCACGCAGACCGTGCGCATGGTGCTGATTACCAGTAGCACCGATAACATTACCCTGAAAATCGACCCATCAGTGGTGCTGGCAACGCGTGATTATGTCGATAACCTCATTGAAACCCGGCAGCAGAAAAGCGATACCCTGACCGCACTGGCGGAGCTGAAACCGGCTAAAGGAAAGCTGCCATATTTCACAGCAGAAAAGGCCGCCGCCCTGGCTGACCTGAGTGATTTTATTCGTCAGATGCTGGGTAAAACAGATGCTTCAGGTGTTCTCCAATATCTTGGTTTGGGGGAGGGTTCATCGTTACCTGTTGGTGTACCTGTTCCGTGGCCCCTTCCGAATCCTCCACAGGGCTGGTTGAAATATAACGGTGCGCCGTTCGATATAATTATGTTCCCCAAATTAGGTGCTATTTATCCAACTGGGGTTTTACCTGATTTACGGGGTGAGTTTTTGCGCGGCTGGGATGACGGGCGCGGTGTTGATAGTGGTCGTTCAATACTCACTTCACAGGCTGGGACGTGGATACAGCCAAACATCGAGAATAACCCTGAGTCCACAACAATTATGCTGGGCAATGGCGAGAATGCTTTTAATTTTGGTGAAAACAAGGGTGTTAATAATTTGCCAACCCATGGTTCAACAGGTCCGCGCACCCGCTGGTATATCCGCCCGCGCAACATTTCATTTAACTACATTGTGAGGGCTGCGTAA
- a CDS encoding tail fiber assembly protein, with protein MAKATLNKNGIATKAGDITVYNYDSETREYLSSAVEFLAVGVGIPASSCTDAPVDEKDGFAICRTVSLDGWEYVTDHRGETVYDKQTSQPVEITSLGDYPGNVTTVVPSTPYDRWNGSAWVTDKTEKTAAEIAGANATKAALIKNASVKIVPLQDAVELDMATDEEKSRYDAWRKYRVLLTRVDTSQAPDISWPEPPED; from the coding sequence ATGGCGAAAGCGACGCTGAACAAAAACGGGATTGCCACAAAGGCGGGTGATATTACGGTCTATAACTACGACAGTGAAACGCGTGAATATCTGTCATCAGCAGTGGAGTTTCTCGCGGTCGGGGTGGGGATTCCGGCCAGCTCATGCACTGATGCGCCGGTCGACGAAAAAGACGGTTTTGCCATCTGCCGTACGGTCAGCCTGGACGGATGGGAATATGTTACCGACCATCGGGGGGAGACGGTTTACGATAAACAAACCAGCCAGCCTGTCGAGATTACGTCATTAGGTGATTATCCTGGCAACGTGACCACCGTTGTACCGTCAACGCCGTATGACAGGTGGAATGGCTCTGCGTGGGTTACAGATAAAACCGAAAAAACAGCAGCAGAGATTGCCGGTGCGAATGCAACAAAAGCGGCGCTCATCAAAAACGCCAGCGTGAAAATTGTCCCTCTGCAGGATGCTGTCGAACTGGATATGGCAACTGACGAAGAAAAGAGTCGCTATGATGCCTGGCGAAAATACCGTGTGTTACTGACGCGCGTGGATACATCGCAGGCGCCTGATATCAGCTGGCCTGAACCTCCGGAAGATTAA
- a CDS encoding phage tail sheath protein, which translates to MAQDYHHGVRVVEINEGTRSITTVSTAIVGMVCTGDDADASMFPLNTPVLLTDVLAASGKAGESGTLARSLDAIADQAKPVTVVVRVAQGDTEAETTSNIIGGVTADGKKTGMKALLSAQAKLNVKPRILGVPGHDTQAVATELLSVAQSLRGFAYLSAHGCKTVEEAIAYRDNFSQREGMLIWPDFINFDTVLNADTAAYASARALGLRAKIDEQTGWHKTLSNVGVNGVTGISADVFWDLQDPATDAGLLNQNDVTTLIRKDGFRFWGSRCLSDDPLFAFENYTRTAQVLADTIAEAHMWAVDKPLNPSLARDIIEGIRAKLRSLVNQGYLIGADCWLDESVNDKDSLKAGKLTIDYDYTPVPPLENLMLRQRITDQYLMDFSSKVAA; encoded by the coding sequence ATGGCTCAGGATTACCACCACGGGGTGCGCGTTGTTGAAATCAACGAAGGCACCCGATCCATTACCACGGTGAGCACTGCCATCGTGGGCATGGTCTGCACCGGCGATGATGCTGATGCGTCCATGTTTCCCCTCAATACGCCAGTCCTGCTGACCGATGTGCTGGCTGCCAGCGGTAAAGCGGGCGAGTCTGGCACGCTGGCCCGTTCGCTGGATGCGATTGCCGACCAGGCAAAACCTGTGACCGTTGTTGTGCGCGTGGCGCAGGGTGACACCGAAGCGGAAACCACCTCCAACATTATTGGCGGCGTAACCGCTGACGGTAAAAAAACGGGCATGAAAGCGCTGCTGTCAGCACAGGCGAAGCTCAATGTTAAGCCGCGTATTCTCGGCGTGCCGGGACATGACACGCAGGCGGTTGCCACGGAACTATTGAGCGTGGCGCAGAGTCTGCGCGGATTTGCCTACCTGTCCGCCCACGGCTGCAAGACAGTGGAAGAGGCCATCGCCTACCGCGACAATTTCAGCCAGCGCGAGGGGATGCTGATCTGGCCTGATTTCATCAACTTTGACACCGTGCTGAATGCTGACACGGCGGCCTACGCCTCTGCGCGTGCGCTTGGCCTGCGTGCCAAAATCGACGAGCAGACTGGCTGGCACAAAACCCTGTCCAACGTGGGCGTGAACGGCGTCACCGGCATTTCCGCTGATGTGTTCTGGGATCTGCAGGACCCGGCAACCGATGCAGGGCTGCTGAACCAGAATGACGTGACCACGCTTATCCGCAAGGACGGGTTCCGCTTCTGGGGTTCCCGCTGCCTCAGCGACGATCCGCTGTTTGCATTTGAAAACTACACCCGCACGGCGCAGGTGCTGGCTGACACCATTGCTGAGGCGCACATGTGGGCGGTGGATAAGCCGCTTAACCCGTCACTGGCCCGCGACATTATTGAAGGTATCCGCGCCAAACTGCGTAGCCTGGTGAATCAGGGGTATCTCATCGGGGCTGACTGCTGGCTGGATGAGTCTGTGAACGATAAAGACTCCCTGAAAGCCGGGAAACTCACCATCGACTACGACTACACACCGGTGCCGCCACTTGAAAACCTGATGTTGCGCCAGCGCATCACCGATCAGTACCTGATGGACTTTTCCAGCAAGGTAGCCGCGTAA
- a CDS encoding phage major tail tube protein, giving the protein MALPRKLKHLNLFNDGNNWQGIVESLTLPKFTRKFEKYRGGGMPGAVDVDMGLDDGALDTEFSIGGTELLLFKQMGKATVDGIQLRFTGSIQRDDTAEVQSVELVVRGRHKEVDSGEWKTGESSTTKVSSTNSYAKLTINGEVLYEVDVVNMIEIVDGVDLMEAHRNALGL; this is encoded by the coding sequence ATGGCATTACCACGCAAGTTAAAACACCTGAACCTGTTCAACGACGGGAACAACTGGCAGGGGATCGTTGAATCTCTGACCCTGCCAAAATTTACCCGCAAGTTTGAGAAGTATCGCGGCGGCGGTATGCCGGGCGCGGTGGACGTGGATATGGGGCTGGATGACGGCGCGCTGGACACGGAATTTTCAATCGGCGGCACAGAACTGTTGTTATTCAAACAGATGGGCAAAGCCACGGTGGACGGTATCCAGCTGCGCTTTACCGGCTCCATTCAGCGCGACGACACCGCAGAAGTGCAGTCCGTTGAGCTGGTTGTGCGCGGGCGCCACAAAGAAGTAGATTCCGGCGAGTGGAAGACCGGCGAAAGCAGCACCACCAAAGTCAGCAGCACCAACAGCTACGCGAAGCTGACCATCAACGGCGAGGTGCTCTATGAGGTGGATGTGGTCAACATGATTGAAATTGTTGACGGCGTGGACCTGATGGAAGCGCACCGCAATGCCCTCGGCCTCTGA
- a CDS encoding phage tail assembly protein, giving the protein MSDKQTEKTVQLDTPIKRGKTEITEIVLRKPQSGALRGTRLQAIMDMDVGAMMTVIPRISTPTLTAQEMAELDPADLTALSVEVVTFLLKKSVLAGLPTA; this is encoded by the coding sequence ATGAGCGACAAGCAGACTGAAAAGACCGTACAGCTGGATACTCCCATCAAGCGCGGTAAAACCGAAATCACCGAAATTGTGCTGCGCAAGCCGCAGTCCGGCGCGCTGCGTGGCACTCGCCTGCAGGCCATTATGGATATGGACGTGGGCGCGATGATGACCGTTATCCCGCGTATCTCCACCCCGACGCTGACCGCGCAGGAAATGGCAGAACTGGACCCCGCCGATCTCACCGCGCTGTCGGTGGAGGTGGTCACTTTTTTGTTGAAGAAGTCGGTGCTTGCCGGTTTACCGACAGCCTGA
- a CDS encoding GpE family phage tail protein: MADIATIFHWSPSITDVMPLTDVLEWRHKAIQRSGASDE; the protein is encoded by the coding sequence GTGGCAGATATTGCCACCATCTTTCACTGGTCGCCGTCCATCACTGACGTTATGCCGCTGACTGATGTGCTGGAGTGGCGGCATAAAGCGATTCAGAGAAGCGGGGCCAGCGATGAGTGA